From Pelagibacterium flavum:
AAGAAGTCGGCGTAAACCTTCTGCCTTGAAAATGATCGCAGTGCCGCCTTCGGGCGGCACTGTTTTTTCCAGGGCGCCAGTTTCACGTGAATCACCGGTGAGTGCTGGTCTTTTCGCCGCTGCCTATGGTAACAGGCAGCAACGATGATTACCTAGGCGCACAAGGGCTTCGGCCAATGCTGGCCCCAAGAGAGATGCGTCATGACAAGAACGGTTGGTTTGGCACAAGAGATGATCTTGCACCCGTCCATTTTCTGCCCCTGCCGCGATATGGGGGTACATTGAGCTCATGAGCAAAGCCGATTTTTATTCCGTGCTCGGAGTCGAAAAATCCTGCGATGCCGCGGCGCTGAAATCCGCCTATCGCAAGCTGGCCATGCAGTATCATCCGGACCGCAATCCGGGAGACACCGAGGCCGAGCACAAGTTCAAGGAAGTTTCCGAGGCCTACGACACGCTCAAGGACCCGCAAAAGCGCGCGGCCTATGACCGGTTCGGCCATGCGGCGTTCAACGGCGGCGGCGGTGGTGGAGCCCACGGGTTCGGGAATGACTTTTCCTCCTCGATGTCCGATATTTTCGAAGACATTTTCGGGGAATTCATGGGCGGGGCCTCACGCCAGCGCCAGCGCGACGGCCGCCAGCGCGGTTCGGATCTGCGCTACAATCTCGAAATTACCCTCGAAGATGCTTTTGCGGGCACGACAGTCGATATCGACGTGCCATCCCTGATCGGGTGCGAAACCTGCGATGGAACGGGCGCCAAGCCGGGCACCGGGTTTTCCACGTGCCGCATGTGCAGCGGGCATGGCAAGGTGCGCGCGGCGCAAGGGTTCTTCACCATCCAGCAGACCTGTCCCCAGTGCCACGGGCGCGGGGAAACCATGGACCAGCCCTGCACGGACTGCCACGGGCAGGGTCGCAGGCAGACCTCGCGCACGCTTTCGGTCGATGTTCCAAAGGGAATCGAGGACGGTACGCGCATTCGCCTGGGCGGCGAAGGCGAGGCGGGATTGCGCGGCGGACCAGCCGGCGATCTTTACATTTTCGTTTCGGTAAAACCGCACCAGTTGTTCCAGCGTGACGGGGCCGATCTTTACGCCAAGGTGCCCATTTCTATGATCACCGCAGCTCTGGGCGGCGAGTTCGAAGTGCCGACGCTCGAAGGCAGCCGCGCCAAGGTCAAGGTCAATGAAGGCACCCAGCCCGGCCAGCGCGTGCGTTTGAAAGGCAAGGGCATGCCGGTGCTGCGCAGCCAGCAGGTCGGCGACCTCTACGTTCAGCTCGATGTGGAAACGCCGCAAAAGCTTTCAAAGCGCCAGCGCGAACTGCTCGAGGAGTTCGAAAACCTCTCCAACCGCGAAACCTCGCCGGGATCGGAAGGGTTTTTCGACAAGCTCAAGACCATGTTCCACTGAGCCGGTCAGTGGGCATTCTGGAAAAGCCCTCCCACCGCGGAGGGCTTTTTTTGTCTGTGAGCGCTTGCCGCGGCCAAAGTGAGGCGGCTTAACTGGCGCAAAACCCAATCAGGAGATGCCAATGGCTAGAGCCCTTACCCTTTGCGGCTCGATCCGCACCGGATCGGTCAACAAGATGCTTCAGGATGCGGTGGATGCCAAGCTCGCTGCGGCGGGGGTTACGGTCAATTCGATCACGCTCAAAGATTTCGAGATGCCGATTTTCAACCAGGATCTCGAGCCCGACAATGTGCCCGAGGCCGCGGGGCGACTGGCCGATCTGTTCCGATCCCATGATATCGTGTTTATCGCCACGCCCGAATACAATGGCGGGCTGCCGCCATTGATGGTCAACACGATCGCCTGGCTGTCGCGGCAAAAGCCTTCGCCCTTCCGGCATGCGGTGTTCGGGATCGGCGGGGTATCCTCGGGGCGCTACGGGACCATATGGGCGCAGAGCCATCTGCGCGATTCGCTTTCCAAGATCGGGGCGGTGGTGGTGCCGACGCTGCTTGGCACGGGGCCGGATTCAAGCGTCTTTGCCGATGACGGCACCGTGGCTGAGGCCGGCGTGATCGCCAAGATCGACCAGATGGTGAAAGAGCTCACCCATTTTTCGCGTGGCGGGATTTGAGGCCGGGCGCTTGCGCTCACGCGCAACTCGTGGCATCGAGCCCTCACACACCAAAGCACGCGGAGACATGGAATGGCCGGTGACCTGATTGTCGGGCTCGATGTCGGGACACGCAGAGAAGCCGAGGACATGATTTCGCGGCTCGACGGCATCGTCGATTTCTACAAGATCGGCTATCAGCTCTTTTACGGCGGCGACGGGCTGATCGTGGGCAAGGAATTACTCAAGGCCGGAAAGCGCGTGTTTTTCGACCTCAAGCTTCTCGATATCGACAACACGGTTGCCAAAGGCGTCGCGGCGATTGCCGATACCGGGGCGACCATGCTGACGCTTCATGCCTATCCCAAGGCGATGGCGGCGGCGGTCAAGGCGGCCGAAGGGAGCTCCCTGTGCCTGCTTGGCGTAACGGTCCTCACCTCAATGGATCAGGCCGATCTCGATGAAGCCGGTTATGGCATTTCCGTTGACGAGCTTGTGGCGCGCCGGGCGCGGCAGGCGCGCGAAGCGGGCATGGGCGGTGTCGTCGCCTCGGCCTTCGAGGCGCGGGCCATACGCGAAATCGTCGGGCCCGACATGGCTGTCGTGACGCCGGGCATCCGCCCCTCGGGTTCTGACAAGGGCGACCAGAAGCGGGTGATGACACCGGCCGATGCGCTGACGGCGGGAGCGTCCCACCTTGTGGTGGCGCGCCCCATCATTGCCGCACCCAGCCCGCGCCAGAGCGCGCAGGCGGTGCTGGCCGAAATGCAGGCGGCGTAAGGGGAACACCATGGCATTGAAAATCGGGGTTGTGGGCGCGGGCGGGCGCATGGGACAGACGGTTATCCGCGCGGTGGCCGCCCATGGCGGCATGACACTTGCGGCGGCTGCCGATCGGGACAATTCGAGCGTTCTGGGCAAGGATGCAGGTAGCCTGGTTGGGCTCGAACCTCTGGGAGTTGTCATCGGTGATACGCCGCTCGATATCGTCGACCAGGTGGATGCGGTGCTCGATTTCACGGCGCCGCAACTGAGCGTGGCGCTGGCCCGCCGGGCGGCCGAGCGCAAGCTGATCCACATTATCGGCACGACCGGCTGCTCGCCCGAAGACGACGCCGCGATCGCAAGGGCCGGTGCCGAGGGCGCGCGAATCGTCAAATCGGGCAATATGAGCCTTGGGGTGAACCTTCTTGCCGCGCTGGTCAAAAAGACAGCGGCCAGCCTCGATATCGGGTTCGATATCGAAATTCTCGAAATGCATCACCGCCACAAGGTGGACGCGCCTTCGGGTACGGCGCTGCTTCTGGGCGAAGCGGCAGCCGAGGGCCGCGGCATCGATCTTGCCGACAATTGGGTCAAGGTGCGTGACGGGCACACGGGGGCACGCGAGCCCGGCTCGATCGGCTTTGCCACACTGCGCGGCGGCGGAATTGTGGGCGAGCATTCGGTGCTGTTTTCGTCCATGGCCGAAACCATCACCCTGTCTCACTCTGCACGCGACCGGACGCTGTTTGCCGACGGCGCGCTCCGGGCGGCACTGTGGGCCGCCGAGCAGCCGGCGGGTCTTTATTCCATGGCCGATGTTCTCGGCCTTTGATTCTTTATGACCGCGCTATCGAACACGCTCAATGACAAGGACTGATCTATGACCGGCACGCTGATCCTCGTTCGCCACGGCCAGAGCGAATGGAACTTGAAAAATCTGTTCACCGGCTGGAAGAATCCCGGGCTGACCGATCTGGGGATCGAGGAAGCGAAAAAGGCCGGGCAGGCGCTCAAGGCGCGCGGCACGGTTCCCGATGCCTATTTCACTTCGGCGCTGACCCGCGCGCAGCGCACGCTCGATCTGATGCTCGAGGAAATGGGCATCACCGACCTCACGATCGTTCGCAGTCACAAGCTCAACGAGCGCGATTACGGTGACCTGTCGGGGCTCAACAAGGACGACGCGCGGGAGAAATGGGGCGACGAACAGGTCCATATCTGGCGCCGCTCCTATGACGTGCCCCCGCCGGGTGGCGAGAGTCTGAAAGACACCGCGGCGCGGGTTCTGCCGTACTACGAAGCCGAGATCGAGCCGTTGCTCAAGGCTGGAAAGACCGTCCTGGTCACGGCGCACGGCAATTCGCTGCGGGCTTTGGTCATGAAGCTCGAGGGGCTTGACGAAGAAGCGATCCTCAAACGCGAAATCGCCACTGGAGCGCCAATCATTTACGGCATCGATGCCGAGGGCAAGCGGGTTTCGACCGAAGAGCTTTAGTCAACGTTTTCGGGCGTATCGCCCAGGACGTCGCGCACATAAAGCTCGAGCACCAGGACGCGCAGAGCGGCAAGCAGGGGTGTGCCCAGCGCCACCCCGAGCGGGCCCAGTGCCACGCCCATGAACAAAAGGAAGATGACGGTCAGGGCCGGGGCGAGATTGACCACCCGATCCTGGATCAGCGGGGTCGTGACATTGGCGTCGAACTGCTGGATCAGGGTATAGCCACCCAGAACGATGAGCGCGGTCGTCCAGTCCTGGCCGATCATCGACAGACCGATGGGGATGAAGGCCAGGATCGGCCCCACAAAGGGAATGAAGTTGAGCAGGCCCGCGATCAGGCCGAGCGTCAGCCCGTAGGACAGGCCCATTACAAGGAGGAGGGCTGTCGTCAATCCGCCCACAATCGCCATCAGCGCCAGCTGCCCCACCAGCCAGTGCTGAAGCGTCACGCCGGCCTTGCCGAGCACCTCGCGGGCCCGCGGGCGGGCCTTTATGGGCAAGAGAATGGTCAGCCCGTCGCGATATCGCCTGGGATCGATGGCGAGAAATATGCCGGTGAGAAAGACGATCACCATGTTCGAAATCAGGCCGAACCCTGTGCCCAGGACGGCACCGGCGCCGCCAAAAATGGTCTGGGGTTCGGGGATGGCTTCGACGATATCGGTCACATCGAAGGTACGCGCCACCGGCAGGCCCCAATCATTGAGCTGGCTCGCCACCATGTCCCAGGCCTCGCCCAGTGCACTTGAAAGGGCATCGAACTGCGTGACAATCGTCACCCCGCCGCCGATGGCGGCAATGATGATGACCGCCACGACAAAGATCAGGGTCAGGACCACGGCAAACGCACGCGGGAGGACGGGCACGAGCCGCATCGACAGCCGGATGAGCGCGTCGAGCACGGCGGCCACGAGAATGGCGGCAAACACCAGCATGAAGATGTGCGCGTAAAGCGCGACCAGCACCAGTGCCAGAAGTCCGATAAGTGCCAGAACTATTATGCGCGCCAAATCAGCCCTCCGCCTCTTACGAGAGGCTAAGGCCTGAAACGCCCAGGAGTTCCATGCGCTATTGTGAAGCGAGGAGCCCCGCTTCCCAGCCCAGAATGGCGCGTTTGCGCACGATGCCCCAATGATAGCCGGTGAGCGCACCGCTCGAGCCCACGATCCGATGACAAGGGACGACAAAGGAAATGGGGTTGCGCCCGACCGCCCGGCCGATGGCGCGGGCTGCGTTGGGCTTTCCTACCGCCCTTGCGACCTCGCCATAGGTGGCGGCGCGACCGGCGGGCACCTTGAGCAGGGTTTCCCAGACCTTGATCTCGAACTGGGAGCCGATCATCACCAGCCGGACCGGCTGTTGGGGATCCCACCGGTCAGGATCGAAAATGCGGACGGCAATCGGGGCAACCGCGTTGTCGTCGCGCCTGTACCCGGCATTCGGCCAGCGGCTGGCCAGATCTTCAAAGGCGTACTGCTCCTTGCCGTCATCGGCAAAGGAAATGCCGGCCACGCCATATTGGGTGACCATCAGGCACACCTTTCCGAAGGGCGATGGCGCATAGCCCCAGGTGACTTCGAGCCCGGCCCCCTTTGCGCGGTAGATGCCCGGAGGCACCGCGTCATAGGTCACGAACAGGTCATGGAGACGGGAGGGGCCCGAAAGGCCCAACTCATAGGTCGTATCGAGCACGCTCATATTGTCGCGCAAAAGCTTTCGCGCGTGGTCGAGCGCCACGGCCTGGGCAAAGCTCTTGGGCGTCAACCCGCACCAGCGGCGGAACATATCGACCAGCTGGCGTTCGCTGATCGAGAGCGCATGGGCCAGCCCGGCGATATCGGACGCTTCGGGGCCAGGCATCGAGAGGTATTCGATGGCCCGCGCGATGGTGCGATAGGTCTCGGCGCTGGTCATATCGGGAAGCTGTGAAATTGGTGTCATCTCGTTCATGGGCTCACACTATCGACCGATCTGGTACCGTACGACCCGATTTTTACGTCGATCAGCGCTTTGCCCGGCTCAAAGCATGCCCGAAGGCATCGGCAAAACTCGCCTTGTCGTCGGGGGTGAGGAACCGCCCGATCTCGATCTCGCCTTCGCGCGTCACGATCTTGAGCGCCGTAACCCGGTTCTCATTGTCTCTGATGACCGAGAGCCGGATGAAGAAGGGATTGAACGAGACAGCGGTTTCCCGGCCCTTCTTGGTGACATGGCGGATATCGAGGGCATCGGGCCAGAGGGTGATTTCCTCGAACATGTCCTTGTCGCGCAGCGAAGCGGTGAGCGCCCAATAGAGCAGGAGCACATCGAGCCCCAGAAGCCCCACGACCGGCCAGGCGCCCATGGCGTAAAACGCGATGCCGGGGATCGACGCCATGACGCTGGTGAATGCTATCACCCAGCGGATTGCCTGGGGCGAAAGCGAGCGGTGAGGGCTCAGCAATGCGGCAAAGAGCGGGCTCTGGGTCATCTCGGCTTGCCTTTTGGGCTCATGACCATTCTAAGGGGATTGTCCGGACAAAAATCAAATCAAATATCGCCGCGCCCCATGCCCAAGCCACTGACCAGGGCCGAGATCGAAAAGATCTTCGAAGCCTTCTCGCTTCACGATCCCGAGCCCAAGGGTGAACTCGACTACGTCAATGTCTTTACGCTTCTGGTCGCCGTGGTGTTGTCCGCCCAGGCCACCGATGTGGGAGTCAACAAGGCAACCAGGGCGCTGTTTGCCATTGCCGATACGCCCGAAAAGATGGTGGCGCTGGGCGAAGACGCTATCCGCGAGCATATCAAGACCATCGGGCTGTACCGCAACAAGGCCAAAAACGTCTTCCTTTTGAGCCAGATGCTGATCGAAAAATACGACGGCCAGGTCCCCGATACCCGCGAGGCGCTCGAGGCCCTGCCCGGGGTGGGCCGCAAGACAGCAAACGTGGTGCTCAATATCGGGTTCGGCCAGCCCACCATTGCCGTGGACACCCATCTGTTTCGCGTGGGCAACCGCACGGGGATCGCGCCGGGCAAAACGCCGCTGGCTGTGGAGCTGGCGCTTCTCAAGCGG
This genomic window contains:
- the dnaJ gene encoding molecular chaperone DnaJ, with amino-acid sequence MSKADFYSVLGVEKSCDAAALKSAYRKLAMQYHPDRNPGDTEAEHKFKEVSEAYDTLKDPQKRAAYDRFGHAAFNGGGGGGAHGFGNDFSSSMSDIFEDIFGEFMGGASRQRQRDGRQRGSDLRYNLEITLEDAFAGTTVDIDVPSLIGCETCDGTGAKPGTGFSTCRMCSGHGKVRAAQGFFTIQQTCPQCHGRGETMDQPCTDCHGQGRRQTSRTLSVDVPKGIEDGTRIRLGGEGEAGLRGGPAGDLYIFVSVKPHQLFQRDGADLYAKVPISMITAALGGEFEVPTLEGSRAKVKVNEGTQPGQRVRLKGKGMPVLRSQQVGDLYVQLDVETPQKLSKRQRELLEEFENLSNRETSPGSEGFFDKLKTMFH
- a CDS encoding NADPH-dependent FMN reductase; this encodes MARALTLCGSIRTGSVNKMLQDAVDAKLAAAGVTVNSITLKDFEMPIFNQDLEPDNVPEAAGRLADLFRSHDIVFIATPEYNGGLPPLMVNTIAWLSRQKPSPFRHAVFGIGGVSSGRYGTIWAQSHLRDSLSKIGAVVVPTLLGTGPDSSVFADDGTVAEAGVIAKIDQMVKELTHFSRGGI
- the pyrF gene encoding orotidine-5'-phosphate decarboxylase: MAGDLIVGLDVGTRREAEDMISRLDGIVDFYKIGYQLFYGGDGLIVGKELLKAGKRVFFDLKLLDIDNTVAKGVAAIADTGATMLTLHAYPKAMAAAVKAAEGSSLCLLGVTVLTSMDQADLDEAGYGISVDELVARRARQAREAGMGGVVASAFEARAIREIVGPDMAVVTPGIRPSGSDKGDQKRVMTPADALTAGASHLVVARPIIAAPSPRQSAQAVLAEMQAA
- the dapB gene encoding 4-hydroxy-tetrahydrodipicolinate reductase — translated: MALKIGVVGAGGRMGQTVIRAVAAHGGMTLAAAADRDNSSVLGKDAGSLVGLEPLGVVIGDTPLDIVDQVDAVLDFTAPQLSVALARRAAERKLIHIIGTTGCSPEDDAAIARAGAEGARIVKSGNMSLGVNLLAALVKKTAASLDIGFDIEILEMHHRHKVDAPSGTALLLGEAAAEGRGIDLADNWVKVRDGHTGAREPGSIGFATLRGGGIVGEHSVLFSSMAETITLSHSARDRTLFADGALRAALWAAEQPAGLYSMADVLGL
- a CDS encoding 2,3-bisphosphoglycerate-dependent phosphoglycerate mutase; its protein translation is MTGTLILVRHGQSEWNLKNLFTGWKNPGLTDLGIEEAKKAGQALKARGTVPDAYFTSALTRAQRTLDLMLEEMGITDLTIVRSHKLNERDYGDLSGLNKDDAREKWGDEQVHIWRRSYDVPPPGGESLKDTAARVLPYYEAEIEPLLKAGKTVLVTAHGNSLRALVMKLEGLDEEAILKREIATGAPIIYGIDAEGKRVSTEEL
- a CDS encoding AI-2E family transporter codes for the protein MARIIVLALIGLLALVLVALYAHIFMLVFAAILVAAVLDALIRLSMRLVPVLPRAFAVVLTLIFVVAVIIIAAIGGGVTIVTQFDALSSALGEAWDMVASQLNDWGLPVARTFDVTDIVEAIPEPQTIFGGAGAVLGTGFGLISNMVIVFLTGIFLAIDPRRYRDGLTILLPIKARPRAREVLGKAGVTLQHWLVGQLALMAIVGGLTTALLLVMGLSYGLTLGLIAGLLNFIPFVGPILAFIPIGLSMIGQDWTTALIVLGGYTLIQQFDANVTTPLIQDRVVNLAPALTVIFLLFMGVALGPLGVALGTPLLAALRVLVLELYVRDVLGDTPENVD
- a CDS encoding methylated-DNA--[protein]-cysteine S-methyltransferase, with the translated sequence MTPISQLPDMTSAETYRTIARAIEYLSMPGPEASDIAGLAHALSISERQLVDMFRRWCGLTPKSFAQAVALDHARKLLRDNMSVLDTTYELGLSGPSRLHDLFVTYDAVPPGIYRAKGAGLEVTWGYAPSPFGKVCLMVTQYGVAGISFADDGKEQYAFEDLASRWPNAGYRRDDNAVAPIAVRIFDPDRWDPQQPVRLVMIGSQFEIKVWETLLKVPAGRAATYGEVARAVGKPNAARAIGRAVGRNPISFVVPCHRIVGSSGALTGYHWGIVRKRAILGWEAGLLASQ
- a CDS encoding DUF2244 domain-containing protein, yielding MTQSPLFAALLSPHRSLSPQAIRWVIAFTSVMASIPGIAFYAMGAWPVVGLLGLDVLLLYWALTASLRDKDMFEEITLWPDALDIRHVTKKGRETAVSFNPFFIRLSVIRDNENRVTALKIVTREGEIEIGRFLTPDDKASFADAFGHALSRAKR
- the nth gene encoding endonuclease III, whose translation is MPKPLTRAEIEKIFEAFSLHDPEPKGELDYVNVFTLLVAVVLSAQATDVGVNKATRALFAIADTPEKMVALGEDAIREHIKTIGLYRNKAKNVFLLSQMLIEKYDGQVPDTREALEALPGVGRKTANVVLNIGFGQPTIAVDTHLFRVGNRTGIAPGKTPLAVELALLKRVPKHYLLHAHHWLILHGRYVCKARKPECYRCIIAEWCRYPAKTAG